From a single Parambassis ranga chromosome 2, fParRan2.1, whole genome shotgun sequence genomic region:
- the arid1ab gene encoding AT-rich interactive domain-containing protein 1A isoform X1, translating to MAAQVASVATLNTSPPSELKKPDRDTQEESVPGEKQHENKEPGPDGGSPGQKELQDGTDAGNAGGGGDPDMKNGNGNLPRVNNNSSNQNDTGGPEGNNHPGMGHHHPGPYPPPPYGYNQPYSRAPFHQHGGQQSPGMAAASGPGMIDPYPPNSHEHGYPNHYNNYSPYQSRTSYQGQGYGAMNSPRNNQPPAAGGQPGKQQPAGGTTAMAASYNNQRYNMGNQQPTSTPTLNQLLTSPSSARSYPNYPQGDYNNQEGANKGPGDMGSSQYGGVHPGWQQRTHHPPPMSPGNTGQPPNRNQPPSPMDHVGKMRGQPYGGPNPYSQQQQQGPPGGTGPQQGGSYPGQGYGPPGPQRYPMGMQSRTPGAMAGMQYGQQMSGYGQQGPGTYGQQSQGYYGQHGPPSHPGQQQPPYSGQPQGSSGPPFPQQGHPSQPSGPHGQPGPPYQQSQGSHGAPPGQPPYSQPPQSQPGQPPYVPPQQQQQQQQQQQQQQQQQQQQQQGPGPQSQQGPQGQPGYPQQPGPGQQPQQQTQQQQQGPPQQQQQQQQQQPGGPPPQAQQPPGHGQQGQPSPYSQTPPLQQQQQQQPPPPQQQQQQQQQQQQQSPYQRFPPPPQELSQDSFSSQSSAPPSNQPNKSGQEDSMQGRPSSLPDLSGSIDDLPTGTEGALSPGVSTSGVSSSQGEQSNPAQSPFSPHTSPHLPGIRGPSPSPVGSPASVTPSRTGPLSPAAVPGNQMPPRPPSVQSDSIMHSSMNQSGMGQDRVYMRNPQMPPYGSPGQPGSALSPRQSSGGQMHSGMGPYPQNNTMGNYGPQGGQYGPQGYPRQPGYTGMPNTNYPSGPAMSGSMNPMPGQGSGAPYGSMAPGRIGSGQIGARPYGPGMTSNMAGMPPQVGSGMCPPPGMNRKDGGPTMHHGPTNSIHNRPPGYPNMSQGMMGAGSPYGPGMNSMHGMMNQGGPGPYPMGGNMANNTPGMAPSSEFNMDKMNPAQKVNNKVEGTPKPDSKKKSSSSTITNEKITRLYELGPEPERKVWVDRYLAFAEEKAMGMNNLPAVGRKPLDLFRLYVSVKEIGGLTQVNKNKKWRELATNLNVGTSSSAASSLKKQYIQCLYAFECKIERGEDPPPDFFNTDTKKNQPKIQPPSPAGSGSLQGPQTPQSTSSSMAEGGDLKPPTPASTPHTQMPPMPGVRSSVNLQDPFADGGDPAFSRRNAMTPNSQGYQPGMGGPDMMGRMGPYESNKDPFGGMRKAGEQFMSPVPNSGIGEQYNRGPPGPMGNMQIGQRQQYPYGYDRRQEPGMGPEGNMGPGAPQPNMMPSGADTGMYSPSRPPPQQRHESYTSQYPGQGAPPGGPYPNQQPGMYPQQQPNYKRPVDGGYGPPAKRHEGEMYNVPYSGQQQPGPQSSGPQGQQDMYNQYNAYPGGDRRPPGPQNQFPFPFGRERGQASAGPNSQSPMPPQMMTSPMPSGPDGPQGPMWQGRNEMGYANYPNRQGPPVPGQGPGYHGMNRSEEMMPSDQRINHEGQWPGHVNQRQPPFGPAGSGPPMTRPLPSTYQTSQNHIPQVSSPAPMPRPLESRTSPSKSPYMHPGIKVQKAGPPVPASHIGQAPVQQPMIRRDVAFPPGSVEASQPHLKPRRRLTMKDIGTPEAWRVMMSLKSGLLAESTWALDTINILLYDDGSISTFNLCQLPGFLELIVEYFRRCLIEIFGILKEYEVGDPGQRTLIDPNAAEDSDDEIPMPEGDDMDTDEEDDDDEEVENAKTNPDTSSLVRVKEEEDEEEEESSQKDRSSEDEDEQKGRESSIKETNTSTSGSSQDPSIHSEKPRQASKFDKLPIKVVRKKNPFLLNHLSKLGQRQSFDSGLIHWSIGGGDTTEHIQTHFESQTDIFKLRKRTTGSSESRKKVQRAGSASENTEKSKSSGEDKARQQQPQSSEPHKSPTEKVPPLLPLGAPVTATIDDVLSARPGSVTEEVVRGGAEELKENGKYLFSINPDLQSRRNIKILEDEPHSKDETPLSTLSDWQDSLARRCICVSNIVRSLSFIPGNDQEMSKHPGLLLLLGRLVLLHHRHPERKQAPVTYEKEEEEDEGVSCERDEWWWDCLEVLRENCLVTLANISGQLDLSIYPESICLPLLDGLLHWAVCPSAEALDPFPTLGPHGSLSPQRLVLETLSKLSIQDNNVDLILATPPFSRLEKLYGSLVRLVGERKVAVCREMAVVLLANLAQGDSLAARAIAVQKSSVGNLLGFLEDSLAATQYQQSQSSLLQMQGGPPFEPASVDMMRRAARALHALAKVEENHSEFTLYESRLLDISVSPLMNSLVSQVICDVLFLIGQS from the exons ATCCTCCACCTCCTTACGGTTACAACCAACCCTACAGCCGGGCCCCTTTTCATCAACATGGCGGACAACAAAGCCCTGGCATGGCAGCTGCATCGGGGCCGGGCATGATAGACCCTTACCCCCCTAATTCACACGAACACGGCTACCCCAACCATTACAACAACTACAGCCCGTACCAGAGCAGGACTTCTTATCAGGGCCAAGGATACGGGGCCATGAATTCCCCGCGTAATAACCAGCCTCCGGCGGCTGGGGGGCAGCCAGGCAAGCAACAGCCAGCAGGAGGAACCACAGCTATGGCTGCCTCTTATAATAATCAGAGGTATAACATGGGAAACCAACAACCTACGTCTACGCCAACTTTAAACCAGCTTCTGACGTCCCCCAGCTCTGCCAGGAGCTATCCGAATTACCCCCAAGGAGACTATAACAATCAGGAAGGGGCCAACAAGGGACCAGGAGATATGGGCAGCAGTCAGTATGGTGGGGTCCATCCGGGTTGGCAACAAAGGACCCACCACCCGCCTCCCATGAGCCCGGGAAACACTGGACAGCCTCCAAACAGAAATCAG CCTCCTAGCCCTATGGACCACGTAGGGAAGATGCGCGGCCAGCCATACGGAGGACCCAACCCctactcacagcagcagcagcaagggcCTCCTGGAGGTACTGGACCCCAACAGGGAGGCTCTTATCCTGGGCAGGGCTACGGACCTCCAGGCCCTCAGAGGTATCCTATGGGGATGCAAAGCCGGACACCAGGGGCGATGGCTGGCATGCAGTATGGGCAGCAG ATGTCAGGCTATGGACAACAAGGCCCGGGTACCTATGGCCAACAAAGCCAAGGTTACTATGGTCAGCATGGCCCACCTTCTCACCCTGGCCAGCAACAACCTCCGTACTCCGGCCAGCCGCAGGGCAGCTCTGGACCTCCATTTCCCCAGCAGGGCCACCCTTCACAGCCTTCTGGCCCACATGGGCAGCCAGGACCCCCATACCAACAATCACAGGGTTCTCATGGCGCTCCTCCAGGTCAGCCTCCCTATAGCCAGCCCCCACAATCTCAGCCAGGACAGCCACCCTATGTCcctccccagcagcagcagcagcagcaacagcagcagcaacagcagcagcagcagcaacaacagcagcaacagggtCCTGGTCCTCAAAGTCAGCAGGGCCCTCAGGGCCAGCCTGGGTACCCACAACAACCTGGACCAGGGcaacaaccacagcagcaaacccaacagcaacagcaagggcccccacaacagcagcagcagcagcagcagcagcaaccaggCGGTCCACCTCCTCAAGCCCAGCAACCTCCAGGTCATGGCCAGCAGGGTCAACCATCCCCTTACTCCCAGACACCACctctgcaacaacagcagcagcagcaaccaccaccaccacaacaacaacaacaacaacaacagcagcagcagcaacagtcgCCATATCAGAGgttcccacctcctccacag GAACTCTCCCAGGATTCCTTTAGCTCCCAGTCCAGTGCTCCTCCTTCCAACCAGCCCAACAAGAGCGGTCAAGAAGACAGCATGCAGGGGAGGCCATCTAGTCTGCCG GATCTTTCTGGCTCCATCGACGACCTGCCCACAGGTACGGAGGGCGCCTTGAGCCCGGGCGTCAGCACTTCAGGTGTGTCCAGCAGTCAGGGTGAGCAGAGCAACCCCGCACAGTCACCCTTCTCCCCACACACTTCGCCACACCTCCCAGGCATACGCGGGCCCTCCCCGTCCCCTGTGGGCTCACCTGCAAGTGTCACTCCATCACGCACCGGCCCACTATCCCCTGCTGCAGTGCCAG GTAATCAGATGCCACCCCGGCCGCCCAGCGTCCAATCGGACAGCATCATGCACTCTTCCATGAACCAGTCAGGCATGGGCCAGGACAGGG TGTACATGCGTAACCCTCAGATGCCTCCTTACGGGTCCCCTGGACAACCTGGCTCTGCCTTATCTCCACGCCAGTCTTCGGGAGGTCAGATGCATAGTGGGATGGGACCTTATCCCCAGAACAATACCATGGGAAACTACGGCCCCCAGGGGGGTCAGTATGGCCCACAAG GTTACCCCAGGCAGCCAGGTTACACAGGGATGCCCAACACAAACTACCCCAGCGGCCCTGCCATGAGCGGCTCCATGAACCCCATGCCTGGTCAGGGCAGCGGAGCTCCCTATGGTAGCATGGCGCCTGGAAGAATAGGTTCTGGGCAGATTGGCGCACGACCCTACGGCCCTGGCATGACCTCCAACATGGCTGGCATGCCTCCTCAGGTGGGGTCTGGCATGTGTCCACCTCCAGGCATGAACAGGAAAGACGGAGGCCCCACCATGCACCATGGACCCACAAACTCTATACACAACAG GCCACCTGGCTATCCTAACATGTCCCAGGGCATGATGGGAGCAGGCTCTCCATACGGCCCAGGCATGAACAGCATGCATGGTATGATGAACCAGGGAGGACCAGGGCCTTATCCGATGGGAGGAAACATGGCCAATAACACCCCAG GAATGGCTCCCAGTTCGGAGTTTAACATGGACAAAATGAACCCTGCCCAGAAGGTGAACAACAAAGTGGAAGGGACTCCCAAGCCTGATTCCAAAAAG AAGTCGAGCTCTTCCACCATCACCAATGAGAAGATCACTCGTTTGTATGAGCTTGGCCCCGAGCCAGAGAGGAAGGTGTGGGTGGACCGATACCTGGCCTTTGCAGAGGAGAAGGCCATGGGCATGAACAACCTGCCCGCCGTGGGTCGCAAGCCCCTGGATCTTTTTAGACTTTATGTGTCCGTCAAAGAGATCGGTGGCCTAACCCAG GTGAACAAGAACAAGAAGTGGAGGGAGCTGGCCACCAACCTGAACGTGGGCACGTCCAGCAGTGCGGCCAGCTCACTCAAGAAACAGTACATCCAGTGTTTGTACGCCTTCGAGTGCAAGATAGAGCGCGGCGAGGACCCGCCCCCAGACTTCTTCAACACAGACACCAAAAAGAACCAGCCCAAGATCCAACCTCCTAGCCCAG CTGGATCTGGATCCCTGCAAGGACCTCAAACTCCTCAGTCCACCAGTAGTTCAATGGCAGAAGGGGGAGATCTAAAGCCCCCAACCCCAGCTTCCACCCCACATACACAAATGCCTCCAATGCCGGGCGTCAG GAGTAGTGTTAATCTGCAGGACCCATTTGCTGATGGCGGGGACCCGGCCTTTTCTAGACGGAATGCAATGACCCCTAACTCTCAAGGCTACCAGCCTGGGATGGGTGGCCCAGACATGATGGGTCGTATGGGTCCCTACGAGTCCAACAAAGACCCCTTTGGAGGCATGAGGAAAG CGGGAGAACAGTTTATGTCACCAGTCCCCAACAGTGGAATAGGTGAGCAGTACAACAGAGGCCCACCAGGCCCAATGGGCAACATGCAGATAGGGCAGAGGCAACAGTACCCATATGGATATGATAGAAG ACAGGAGCCAGGCATGGGCCCTGAAGGAAACATGGGACCAGGAGCTCCTCAGCCTAACATGATGCCTTCTGGTGCAGACACGGGGATGTACTCGCCCAGCCGTCCTCCACCACAGCAGCG gcaTGAGTCCTATACAAGCCAATACCCTGGTCAAGGAGCTCCCCCTGGTGGCCCATACCCAAATCAACAGCCAGGAATGTATCCACAGCAACAACCG AACTATAAGCGCCCTGTTGATGGAGGGTATGGTCCCCCAGCCAAGCGCCATGAGGGAGAGATGTACAACGTTCCttacagtggtcagcagcagccaggtccCCAGTCCTCAGGACCCCAAGGCCAGCAAGACATGTATAACCAATATAACGCTTACCCTGGTGGCGACCGCAGGCCACCAGGCCCACAAAACCAGTTCCCCTTCCCCTTCGGTCGGGAACGAGGGCAGGCTTCTGCAGGCCCCAACTCCCAGTCACCAATGCCTCCCCAGATGATGACAAGTCCAATGCCTTCGGGTCCTGATGGCCCCCAAGGACCAATGTGGCAGGGCCGCAATGAGATGGGCTATGCCAACTACCCCAACCGACAGGGACCTCCGGTACCAGGCCAGGGCCCTGGCTACCATGGTATGAACCGCTCAGAGGAGATGATGCCATCAGACCAGCGCATTAATCATGAGGGACAGTGGCCCGGCCATGTGAACCAGCGGCAGCCACCGTTCGGCCCTGCCGGCTCCGGACCGCCCATGACCAGGCCTTTGCCCTCCACCTACCAGACTTCCCAGAACCACATTCCTCAGGTGTCGAGCCCAGCACCCATGCCCCGACCTTTGGAAAGCAGGACGTCGCCCAGCAAGTCCCCCTACATGCATCCTGGCATTAAGGTGCAGAAAGCTGGACCCCCAGTGCCCGCTTCACACATTGGCCAGGCGCCTGTGCAGCAGCCCATGATCCGGCGAGATGTGGCCTTCCCTCCTGGCTCTGTGGAGGCTTCCCAACCCCATCTTAAACCCCGCAGGCGGCTGACCATGAAAGACATTG GCACTCCTGAAGCTTGGAGAGTAATGATGTCATTAAAGTCTGGCCTATTAGCTGAAAGCACCTGGGCCTTGGATACCATTAATATTCTACTGTATGATGATGGTAGCATTTCTACATTTAACCTATGTCAG CTACCTGGATTTCTAGAGCTGATAGTGGAGTACTTCAGACGCTGCCTCATCGAGATCTTTGGTATCTTAAAGGAGTACGAAGTAGGAGACCCTGGCCAGCGAACCCTAATAGACCCTAATGCAGCCGAGGACTCTGATGATGAAATTCCCATGCCTGAGGGTGATGATATGGACACGGATGAGGAGGACGATGACGATGAGGAGGTAGAGAATGCAAAGACTAATCCAGACACCTCCTCGTTGGTTCGggtgaaagaagaggaggatgaggaggaagaggaaagctCCCAGAAAGACAGGTCttcagaggatgaggatgagcaGAAGGGAAGGGAGTCTTCTATCAAGGAAACTAATACCTCTACCTCAGGGTCCTCCCAGGACCCCAGCATCCACTCGGAAAAGCCCAGGCAAGCTAGCAAGTTCGACAAACTCCCCATCAAGGTGGTGCGAAAGAAGAATCCCTTCCTGTTGAACCACTTGTCCAAGCTTGGGCAGCGACAGAGCTTTGACAGTGGTCTGATACACTGGAGCATTGGTGGTGGTGACACTACTGAGCACATCCAGACCCACTTCGAGAGCCAGACGGACATTTTTAAGCTGCGGAAACGCACGACAGGAAGCAGTGAGAGCCGCAAGAAGGTCCAGAGGGCTGGGTCAGcatcagaaaacacagagaaatccAAGTCCAGTGGAGAGGATAAGGCCCGACAACAGCAGCCCCAGTCTTCTGAACCTCACAAGTCTCCAACAGAGAAggtccctcctcttcttccccttgGTGCTCCAGTCACTGCCACTATTGACGATGTACTATCTGCCCGCCCAGGGTCAGTCACGGAGGAAGTGGTTCGTGGAGGTgctgaggagctgaaggagaaTGGCAAGTATCTGTTCAGCATCAACCCTGATCTCCAGAGCCGCCGCAACATCAAGATCCTGGAGGACGAGCCTCACAGCAAGGATGAAACGCCACTCAGCACTCTGTCGGACTGGCAGGACTCGTTGGCTCGGCGCTGTATCTGTGTTTCCAACATAGTGCGGAGTCTCTCCTTCATTCCTGGGAATGACCAGGAGATGTCAAAACACCCAGGCCTCCTATTGCTGTTAGGCCGCCTGGTGCTGCTCCACCACAGGCACCCCGAACGCAAGCAGGCACCAGTCACCtatgagaaggaggaggaggaagatgaaggcgTGAGCTGCGAGAGAGACGAGTGGTGGTGGGACTGCCTGGAGGTGTTAAGAGAGAACTGCTTGGTCACTCTCGCAAACATCTCAGGCCAGTTGGACCTTTCTATCTACCCAGAAAGTATATGCCTGCCGCTGCTGGATGGCCTCCTCCACTGGGCTGTCTGCCCTTCAGCAGAGGCCCTGGATCCCTTCCCCACACTGGGACCTCATGGCTCCCTTTCACCCCAGAGACTGGTCCTCGAGACCCTCAGCAAGCTCAGCATCCAGGACAACAATGTCGACCTCATTCTGGCAACACCACCGTTCAGCCGCTTGGAGAAGCTATACGGCTCGCTCGTGCGTCTGGTCGGTGAGCGCAAGGTGGCCGTCTGCCGGGAAATGGCAGTTGTCCTGCTAGCTAACTTGGCTCAGGGCGACAGCCTGGCAGCACGGGCTATCGCTGTGCAGAAGAGTAGCGTGGGTAACCTATTGGGCTTCCTGGAGGACAGCCTAGCAGCCACGCAGTATCAGCAAAGCCAGAGCTCCCTGCTACAAATGCAGGGCGGGCCCCCGTTTGAGCCCGCTAGTGTGGACATGATGCGGCGGGCCGCCCGGGCGCTGCACGCTCTTGCTAAGGTAGAAGAAAACCACTCTGAGTTCACTTTGTACGAGTCACGGCTACTGGACATCTCCGTGTCCCCACTTATGAACTCCTTGGTGTCCCAAGTAATCTGTGACGTACTGTTTCTGATCGGCCAGTCATGA